One window of Treponema denticola genomic DNA carries:
- a CDS encoding DUF4097 domain-containing protein encodes MQKLKVRIFGLCFFSLFLFYSFAQDFDALTRVQKRVVNIEAAVSKVDIFISTYDGDTIAYKAELNAGTKLSIVEHKKKLRFTEIKPASGKLFIYVPKDFLLESCRILASHSSIKIEGIKAVHFSVSGNFNRAEITGSRLKNSLIALSNGSLTFNNGIVTAADFCLNTSTAKIQIAEEKADCNLFVTKQKCEKFLYDGEAYTDKILALSPSKPKKFISMSASFSDIDLGFSAPLKEPAEKFDKYGVSEFGPKPSPNLVNNEANFLPKTGTSLP; translated from the coding sequence ATGCAAAAATTGAAGGTTAGAATTTTTGGTTTATGTTTTTTTTCTCTTTTTCTATTTTACTCCTTTGCCCAAGATTTTGACGCTTTGACAAGGGTTCAAAAGAGGGTTGTAAATATAGAAGCCGCCGTGTCGAAAGTCGATATTTTTATAAGTACCTATGACGGGGACACAATAGCTTATAAAGCGGAGCTCAATGCGGGTACAAAACTTTCGATAGTTGAACATAAAAAGAAATTAAGGTTTACCGAGATAAAACCGGCAAGCGGAAAACTTTTTATCTATGTTCCGAAAGATTTTTTACTTGAATCATGCAGAATTCTTGCAAGTCATTCTTCAATAAAAATTGAAGGCATAAAGGCCGTCCATTTTTCGGTTTCGGGGAATTTTAATCGGGCTGAAATTACAGGCTCACGTTTAAAAAACAGCCTGATTGCACTTTCAAACGGCAGCCTTACCTTTAATAACGGGATTGTAACTGCGGCCGATTTTTGCTTAAACACCTCAACGGCAAAGATTCAAATAGCCGAAGAAAAGGCAGATTGCAACCTTTTTGTAACAAAACAAAAATGTGAAAAATTCTTATACGATGGGGAAGCATATACCGATAAAATTTTAGCCCTTTCGCCGTCCAAACCTAAAAAATTCATCTCTATGAGTGCTTCTTTTTCTGACATAGATTTGGGCTTTTCGGCACCTTTAAAAGAACCGGCAGAAAAATTCGATAAATACGGAGTCAGCGAATTCGGCCCCAAACCCTCTCCCAATTTAGTGAACAACGAAGCAAATTTTTTACCGAAAACCGGCACAAGTTTACCATAA
- a CDS encoding LysM peptidoglycan-binding domain-containing protein has translation MASKIGIKLADGTFFPILDEDALSEQSLELTTVRDDQESVQINLFKQVDGTEPEYIGSLIVEDVSTGSAGDPTINLKIKLDEEKNLSAEAVDEGSGSHQSLKVSLKNLDEASLEGLDFDFASFDSSSDFKSGDDDYFIKESDDLSFDEPLESGADSQLYGNDEEKSEKKKKMPLWLIILIIILCITALVFAILLLTKKMPFADKDKIASAPEKVEQVQESKKDVNATTSNAPQENAEEKAAAEAKRKAEEEERQKAAAEAQKKAEEEAKQKAEAEAKKKAEEEAKQKADAKKKAEAQKKSNVNSNGAVRYKVKWGDTLWDLSETYYKTPWLYKKIADYNKIKNPNLIIAGTYIDIPPK, from the coding sequence ATGGCTTCAAAAATAGGAATAAAACTTGCAGACGGGACATTTTTCCCGATTTTAGATGAAGATGCTCTTTCCGAGCAGTCTTTGGAATTGACTACGGTTAGGGATGATCAAGAAAGTGTTCAAATAAATTTATTTAAACAAGTTGACGGAACAGAGCCGGAATATATAGGCTCCCTTATCGTAGAAGATGTTTCAACAGGCTCTGCAGGTGATCCCACTATAAATTTAAAAATAAAGCTTGATGAAGAAAAAAATCTTTCTGCAGAAGCAGTAGATGAGGGCTCAGGCTCGCATCAATCTCTAAAAGTTTCCTTAAAAAATCTTGATGAGGCAAGCCTTGAAGGTCTGGATTTCGATTTCGCCTCGTTTGATTCCTCATCCGATTTTAAAAGCGGTGATGATGATTATTTTATAAAAGAAAGCGATGACCTTTCTTTTGATGAGCCGCTTGAATCTGGGGCCGATTCCCAACTTTACGGTAATGATGAAGAAAAATCCGAAAAAAAGAAAAAGATGCCTCTTTGGCTGATAATTCTTATAATAATTCTTTGTATAACGGCTTTGGTATTTGCAATCCTTCTTTTGACAAAAAAAATGCCCTTTGCCGATAAGGATAAGATAGCTTCAGCTCCTGAAAAGGTTGAACAGGTGCAAGAGTCTAAAAAAGATGTAAATGCGACAACCTCTAATGCTCCTCAAGAAAATGCAGAAGAAAAGGCCGCTGCCGAAGCCAAGAGAAAAGCTGAAGAGGAAGAAAGGCAAAAGGCTGCTGCTGAAGCTCAAAAGAAAGCTGAAGAAGAAGCCAAGCAAAAGGCTGAAGCTGAGGCTAAAAAGAAAGCTGAAGAAGAGGCTAAACAAAAAGCTGATGCAAAGAAAAAAGCTGAAGCTCAAAAAAAATCGAATGTAAATTCCAATGGAGCTGTACGGTACAAAGTCAAATGGGGAGATACCCTTTGGGATCTATCCGAGACCTATTATAAAACACCTTGGCTCTATAAAAAAATAGCGGATTACAATAAAATCAAAAATCCGAACCTGATTATAGCAGGAACTTATATAGATATTCCGCCTAAATAA
- a CDS encoding flagellar assembly lytic transglycosylase, whose amino-acid sequence MCVCLCSVSCAGSYDKTEEARLIEDLYSENFYRFLKPQPLELKKLYNTDPSSLYYIGFALQNAKVRASDKKIYDTSARAYFEYAIKNAPMPYKKLADDALYSLLFNEEKLTRLEKKLALPEAIQLDNKLDNQTIREEIQRLLFLSGNFKKMEQPLPEYLNAQKFDAEIIEGLKNIEKNKNELKGCGDDFFNILKARKLNFESRFKDAWIIFKSLMEAEGNPCFEYRMVLSDAGRAALSGSMDYASDVLLFENRLDFYEKKSVNHSDYAVQKYMYAFYAARLRLKMGGKENTEKALLLFKKAKTYPPQPYDYDVALWYILDIEKNRSFKVFFDELCSSAPSWKNPAVYEELTAHACMKLVFSQDWKSLEKLQKAVQKTNLLTARARLAYILARSKKSSDAESQKLYREAYEKDHNSFYYRLMAAYQLGLPISSSPYGKNYKRKSGSGFSDEETVRILKGFVKYKLYSQLYNKITVLYPQISTEEAAVFSRALSENGYYADSMRIMTFAVNSEGAEFGDEHLKLIYPRPWLEPVKRYAAEYNLPEYLLYALLRSESYFKPEVVSHAGAIGLAQLMKPTAADIARRLKLESYDLNNPDTNIRFGAFYLSDMIRRNGGKIMHALFSYNAGPNAVKRWVRQAGDLPTDLFLESLAYAETRGYGRNVLAAAIIYGHLYYNKTYREIIKELFPDI is encoded by the coding sequence TTGTGCGTTTGTCTTTGCAGTGTTTCCTGTGCGGGCTCTTATGATAAAACGGAAGAAGCCCGCCTGATTGAGGACCTTTATTCGGAAAATTTTTACCGCTTTTTAAAACCTCAACCTTTGGAATTAAAGAAGCTGTATAATACAGACCCTTCGTCCTTGTACTATATAGGTTTTGCCCTCCAAAATGCGAAGGTAAGGGCTTCGGATAAAAAAATCTATGATACATCGGCTAGGGCTTATTTTGAGTACGCAATAAAAAATGCTCCAATGCCATATAAAAAACTGGCCGATGATGCTCTTTATTCTCTTTTATTCAATGAAGAAAAACTTACGCGTCTTGAAAAAAAACTTGCTTTACCCGAAGCTATCCAATTAGACAATAAATTAGACAATCAAACAATAAGAGAAGAAATTCAAAGACTCCTATTCCTATCGGGGAATTTTAAAAAAATGGAGCAGCCCTTGCCTGAGTATCTTAACGCACAAAAATTTGATGCGGAAATTATTGAAGGTCTAAAAAATATCGAAAAAAACAAAAATGAATTAAAAGGCTGCGGAGACGATTTTTTTAATATTCTAAAAGCAAGAAAGTTAAACTTTGAATCTCGGTTTAAAGATGCGTGGATTATTTTTAAAAGTTTAATGGAAGCAGAAGGTAACCCGTGCTTTGAATATAGGATGGTTCTCTCTGATGCAGGAAGAGCTGCCTTATCAGGTTCAATGGATTACGCTTCCGATGTGCTGCTTTTTGAAAATCGGCTTGACTTTTATGAAAAAAAATCCGTAAACCATTCCGACTATGCCGTACAAAAATACATGTATGCTTTTTATGCTGCCCGCCTGCGGCTAAAGATGGGCGGAAAGGAAAATACCGAAAAGGCTCTTTTACTTTTTAAAAAGGCTAAAACCTATCCGCCCCAACCTTACGATTATGACGTTGCCCTCTGGTACATCCTCGATATAGAAAAAAATAGGTCATTTAAGGTATTTTTTGATGAGCTTTGCTCATCTGCTCCTTCATGGAAGAATCCTGCGGTTTATGAAGAACTGACAGCTCATGCTTGTATGAAGCTGGTTTTTTCTCAAGATTGGAAAAGTCTTGAAAAACTTCAAAAAGCCGTTCAAAAAACAAATCTTCTGACGGCACGAGCCCGTCTTGCTTATATTCTTGCGCGTTCTAAAAAATCATCGGATGCAGAGTCTCAAAAGCTTTACCGTGAAGCCTATGAAAAAGATCATAATTCCTTTTATTACAGGCTCATGGCTGCTTATCAGCTTGGGCTTCCTATTTCCTCTTCCCCATACGGTAAAAATTATAAAAGAAAAAGCGGCAGCGGCTTTTCGGATGAAGAGACTGTTCGGATTCTAAAAGGTTTTGTAAAATATAAACTTTATTCCCAACTGTACAATAAAATTACCGTTTTATATCCTCAGATCAGTACGGAAGAAGCCGCTGTTTTTTCGCGAGCTTTATCGGAAAACGGCTATTATGCCGACTCCATGAGGATTATGACCTTTGCGGTCAACTCCGAAGGAGCCGAATTTGGAGATGAACACTTAAAGTTGATTTATCCTCGGCCTTGGCTTGAGCCGGTTAAAAGATATGCGGCAGAATACAATTTACCGGAGTATCTTTTATACGCCCTGCTTAGAAGCGAAAGTTATTTTAAGCCTGAGGTTGTTTCCCATGCGGGGGCGATAGGGCTTGCCCAGCTTATGAAGCCTACTGCTGCCGACATTGCCCGCCGCCTAAAGCTGGAATCTTATGACCTTAACAATCCCGATACGAATATCCGTTTCGGGGCATTCTATCTTTCGGATATGATACGCCGTAATGGCGGAAAAATTATGCATGCTCTTTTTTCTTATAATGCAGGTCCCAATGCAGTCAAACGCTGGGTAAGGCAGGCCGGTGATTTACCGACTGACTTGTTTTTAGAAAGTCTTGCTTATGCGGAAACAAGGGGCTACGGCAGAAATGTGCTTGCCGCCGCAATTATCTACGGGCATTTATATTACAATAAAACCTACCGCGAAATTATAAAAGAGCTTTTTCCGGATATTTAA
- a CDS encoding right-handed parallel beta-helix repeat-containing protein — translation MKKLLKILTTIAAVLTAAVVFTTCKQFRDDPEDFLSYWSSEVVPIDFSINKPYQMSNDGALCIPSADDVKLTIKLRNPRKFTLIMPTSVLDAGKVINFPGFPSDQQPRYNIDYTFKQTGDMLELTYNSAFLKKHEWSNGGIGPEITLISTDGRKFGKKFSLNIEVNTPPPEIGDITIAKTKTGGMYVLHFKAGGMAVPFDSTTLLHKDIAYLNVQKEDGTGIKIPISAQASQFDTSNGGPFLLPSTGVDPLIDTITSGNWELYVKTDTGLTESTLPQKYTVRLIDRKGLSSAPKEAKTLGYIPDLSDNTKAWKKLKQAVESAEAGGIITVMGNVKATNGTGNNGEINVTTSLTIKGKIGTTLDANQNALGLNAHRIFTVTGDKTELTLENLTLKNGYANKSSSYETGGAIDAAGIKTLTLKYCTIKDCTAYSGGGIFLNGRVEAVLESCTIMGCTATGAAGGAIYAGNSDDKQPVVRIKSGIIKDNTGHITGGAIDITRGSLYINTDENGAPDTMSTTTQIEDNKVIASGGGGNLGGGINCHWDPDKPGELKIHNAKIKNCNIKYDSHPAADKTGHGAGISVYGNGKVSLSNVTLNQCGFIGESSGNEFGQKQGGGIYLRKVPKATIEGCTIEGITGTITANEGGGIYAEDSNLTIEDTVIKNNMVEKKGGGLYVQAAYADVTLTIKGTTKFESNSVNLSPGDSLGGGIYMKGRSGKPVTAVMTGGEIKINQAQEGGGIYIDRNASFTMKGGSLSGNAVQAGGKGGGVYLAAGGTFTMSGSAKVDTSDPNENDVYLKAGKMITLAGPLAGTAPVTRITPENYEPAPGVFAQVLTGDITEGTPQNYERFTVTPEIGQMWIVDSNGKLKKP, via the coding sequence ATGAAAAAACTTTTAAAGATTTTAACAACGATTGCGGCAGTGCTGACAGCCGCCGTTGTATTTACAACTTGTAAACAATTTAGGGATGACCCTGAAGATTTTTTAAGCTACTGGTCCAGCGAAGTTGTTCCTATTGACTTCAGCATCAATAAGCCCTATCAAATGAGTAATGACGGAGCACTGTGCATACCCTCTGCAGACGATGTAAAGCTTACGATAAAACTGCGTAATCCGAGAAAATTTACCCTCATTATGCCGACATCCGTCTTAGATGCGGGGAAAGTTATCAATTTCCCCGGGTTTCCTTCAGATCAGCAGCCTAGATACAACATTGACTACACCTTTAAACAGACAGGCGATATGCTCGAACTCACGTACAATTCAGCCTTTTTAAAAAAACATGAGTGGAGTAACGGCGGCATAGGCCCCGAAATTACCCTGATTTCCACGGACGGCAGAAAATTCGGTAAAAAGTTCAGTTTGAATATTGAAGTGAATACTCCGCCGCCTGAAATCGGTGATATAACGATAGCAAAAACAAAAACCGGCGGTATGTACGTACTGCATTTTAAAGCCGGCGGTATGGCCGTTCCGTTCGATTCCACCACTCTTTTGCATAAAGACATCGCATACCTTAATGTACAAAAAGAAGACGGCACGGGCATAAAAATACCGATTAGCGCACAGGCTTCCCAATTCGACACATCGAATGGGGGTCCTTTTCTCTTGCCATCAACGGGTGTTGACCCGCTCATTGATACGATTACGTCCGGAAATTGGGAGCTATACGTTAAAACCGATACGGGCCTTACGGAAAGCACGCTCCCCCAAAAATACACAGTCCGGCTGATTGACAGGAAAGGCCTTTCTTCGGCACCAAAAGAAGCGAAGACTTTAGGTTATATCCCTGATTTAAGCGACAATACGAAGGCATGGAAAAAGTTAAAACAAGCCGTCGAAAGTGCAGAGGCTGGCGGCATTATAACCGTCATGGGTAATGTTAAAGCAACAAACGGTACCGGCAATAATGGAGAAATCAATGTAACGACAAGCCTTACCATAAAGGGCAAAATCGGAACAACACTCGATGCAAATCAAAATGCGTTAGGTCTAAACGCTCACCGCATCTTTACCGTAACGGGAGATAAGACGGAGCTCACGCTCGAAAACCTGACACTCAAAAACGGTTATGCAAACAAATCCTCTTCCTATGAGACTGGCGGTGCCATTGACGCTGCCGGAATAAAAACCTTGACGCTTAAATACTGCACTATCAAAGACTGTACAGCGTACAGCGGAGGCGGTATATTTTTGAACGGCAGGGTAGAGGCCGTACTTGAAAGTTGTACCATTATGGGCTGCACGGCAACCGGCGCTGCCGGAGGGGCAATCTATGCCGGCAATAGTGACGACAAGCAGCCGGTTGTCCGCATTAAAAGCGGGATCATCAAAGATAACACCGGGCACATCACAGGCGGTGCTATCGATATTACCCGAGGAAGTCTGTATATCAACACGGATGAAAACGGTGCCCCCGACACTATGAGTACTACAACACAAATAGAAGATAATAAGGTTATAGCGTCGGGCGGAGGAGGCAACTTAGGCGGCGGTATAAACTGCCATTGGGATCCGGACAAACCCGGCGAGCTTAAAATACACAACGCAAAAATCAAAAACTGCAATATCAAGTATGACTCCCACCCCGCCGCCGACAAGACCGGACACGGAGCGGGCATCTCCGTTTACGGAAACGGAAAGGTGTCTTTATCAAACGTAACACTAAACCAATGCGGGTTCATCGGTGAAAGCTCTGGCAACGAGTTCGGCCAAAAGCAGGGCGGCGGCATTTATCTTCGAAAGGTGCCAAAGGCAACTATTGAAGGTTGTACTATTGAGGGTATTACAGGTACCATAACCGCCAACGAAGGCGGCGGCATCTATGCTGAGGACAGTAACCTAACGATAGAAGATACCGTAATTAAAAACAACATGGTAGAAAAAAAAGGCGGGGGCCTGTATGTTCAGGCAGCTTATGCCGATGTAACCCTCACTATAAAAGGGACCACTAAATTCGAGAGCAACAGTGTAAATCTTAGTCCCGGTGATTCCTTAGGCGGCGGTATTTATATGAAAGGCCGCTCAGGAAAACCCGTAACGGCAGTTATGACAGGCGGCGAAATTAAAATCAATCAAGCCCAAGAAGGCGGCGGTATATATATCGACAGGAATGCCTCGTTTACCATGAAAGGCGGCTCATTGTCTGGTAACGCAGTGCAAGCAGGCGGTAAAGGCGGAGGTGTCTACCTTGCCGCCGGCGGTACATTTACGATGAGCGGCAGCGCAAAAGTTGATACAAGTGATCCCAATGAAAACGACGTGTATTTAAAAGCCGGCAAAATGATAACCCTTGCCGGCCCCTTGGCCGGTACGGCTCCCGTTACACGCATTACGCCTGAAAACTACGAGCCTGCTCCCGGCGTTTTCGCGCAGGTGCTTACGGGCGATATAACAGAAGGTACACCGCAGAATTATGAAAGATTTACCGTAACGCCGGAGATCGGTCAGATGTGGATAGTAGACAGCAACGGTAAGCTGAAAAAACCGTAG
- a CDS encoding YggS family pyridoxal phosphate-dependent enzyme, whose product MKDDIKINLEEVHRRMEEACKACGRDPKEVRLLMATKTVTPERILKAFEYGELLIGENKVQELCEKYESLSSVKHETHFIGHLQTNKIKDVIKYADCIESVDRLDLAEKLSKRLESEGKTMDILIQVNTSQEESKFGCKPEEALALTEKIAKLPCLKIKGLMTIGLFSDDMDKVRLCFKLLQKIRKEITEKNIPNVSMEVVSMGMTGDLEVAIEEGSTLIRVGTAIFGKRNYPDSYYWNENAKIEG is encoded by the coding sequence ATGAAGGACGATATTAAAATAAATTTGGAAGAAGTGCATAGACGGATGGAAGAGGCTTGTAAGGCCTGCGGAAGGGATCCTAAAGAGGTAAGGCTTCTTATGGCGACAAAGACCGTTACACCGGAGAGAATCTTAAAGGCCTTTGAATATGGTGAACTTTTAATAGGCGAAAACAAGGTTCAAGAGCTATGCGAAAAGTATGAGTCTCTTTCATCGGTAAAACACGAGACTCATTTTATAGGGCACCTGCAAACCAATAAGATTAAGGACGTAATAAAATATGCAGACTGCATTGAGTCTGTCGATAGGCTTGACCTAGCTGAAAAGCTTAGCAAAAGACTTGAATCCGAGGGGAAGACCATGGATATTTTAATTCAGGTAAACACCTCTCAAGAAGAAAGCAAATTCGGATGTAAGCCTGAAGAAGCCCTTGCTCTAACCGAAAAAATTGCAAAACTTCCCTGCTTAAAAATAAAAGGCCTTATGACAATAGGACTTTTTTCCGATGATATGGATAAGGTGAGACTTTGTTTTAAGCTCCTGCAAAAAATTCGAAAAGAAATAACCGAAAAAAACATTCCCAATGTTTCGATGGAGGTTGTTTCTATGGGAATGACGGGAGATCTTGAAGTTGCTATCGAAGAAGGCTCAACCCTAATAAGAGTAGGTACGGCAATTTTCGGCAAAAGAAATTATCCCGATTCCTATTATTGGAACGAAAATGCAAAAATTGAAGGTTAG
- a CDS encoding leucine-rich repeat domain-containing protein, whose product MTKSKTHKKKGAAAIITAAVLVLIALFGMAACSNAAQPGTGDSAGASTPKYTITFGVGSGLGTLKAQVDGKELNSGDQVEKGETLVFTAEPAQDYVLGQWTNAGTVIGEASTNTSYNYTVTANADIKVKFQAPFIEGGASLILSPDKLDIEVRVRTSDDTPVTVEGCTETELQSGTQTTTLHAKGTRVILKGKITDLDCRYLNRLTALNVQGCTALRYLSCYVNQLTALNVQGLTALQGLSCQDNQLTELNVQGCTALQGLESRHNKLIALNVQGCTALRYLSCWNNQLTDLNVQGLTALRSLVCDSNRLTALNVQDLPALQGLSCGDNQLTALNVQGCTALRYLSCCVNQLNADAFKKLFDDLPQRQDSDDAKCILYTEKNGVTEGNHTDFTAPSDLADSFNNVKTVKKWKMYKYNAGWNMVEL is encoded by the coding sequence ATGACAAAATCTAAAACTCACAAAAAGAAGGGAGCCGCGGCAATCATCACAGCCGCAGTTTTGGTGCTCATTGCGCTGTTCGGTATGGCCGCGTGCTCGAATGCGGCGCAACCCGGTACGGGCGATTCCGCCGGCGCTTCGACGCCTAAGTACACCATTACCTTCGGTGTCGGAAGCGGACTCGGCACGCTTAAAGCCCAAGTTGACGGCAAGGAACTCAATTCAGGCGATCAAGTGGAAAAAGGTGAAACCCTTGTCTTTACCGCAGAACCCGCTCAGGATTATGTACTGGGACAGTGGACAAACGCCGGCACAGTCATCGGCGAAGCGAGTACGAATACAAGCTATAATTACACCGTAACGGCAAATGCGGACATAAAGGTGAAATTTCAGGCCCCCTTTATAGAAGGCGGAGCATCTCTCATCTTAAGCCCCGACAAACTTGACATCGAAGTTAGGGTAAGAACCTCAGACGATACCCCCGTAACGGTAGAAGGCTGTACCGAAACGGAGCTTCAAAGCGGTACCCAAACTACAACACTGCATGCAAAAGGCACGAGGGTTATCCTCAAAGGTAAGATCACCGATCTTGATTGCCGCTACCTCAACCGGCTAACCGCTCTTAACGTGCAGGGCTGTACCGCTTTGCGATATCTGTCCTGCTACGTCAATCAGCTAACCGCCCTTAATGTACAAGGCTTAACCGCTTTGCAAGGGTTGTCCTGCCAGGACAATCAGCTTACCGAACTTAATGTGCAGGGCTGTACCGCTTTGCAAGGGCTGGAGAGCCGTCACAATAAACTAATCGCTCTTAACGTGCAGGGCTGTACCGCTTTGCGATATCTGTCCTGCTGGAACAATCAGCTCACCGATCTTAACGTGCAGGGCTTAACCGCTTTGCGAAGTCTGGTCTGCGACAGCAATCGGCTTACCGCCCTTAACGTGCAGGACTTGCCCGCTTTGCAAGGGCTGAGCTGCGGTGACAATCAGCTCACAGCTCTTAACGTGCAGGGCTGTACCGCTTTGCGATATCTGTCCTGCTGCGTCAATCAGCTTAATGCAGACGCATTTAAAAAGCTCTTTGACGATTTACCGCAACGGCAGGATAGTGATGATGCGAAGTGTATTCTTTACACCGAAAAAAACGGCGTTACCGAAGGCAATCACACAGACTTTACCGCTCCGTCGGACTTAGCAGACTCCTTTAATAATGTAAAAACGGTAAAGAAGTGGAAGATGTATAAGTATAATGCAGGCTGGAATATGGTTGAGCTTTAA